The Lycium ferocissimum isolate CSIRO_LF1 chromosome 10, AGI_CSIRO_Lferr_CH_V1, whole genome shotgun sequence genome window below encodes:
- the LOC132034941 gene encoding uncharacterized protein LOC132034941: protein MKKWFPPSKKAELRDKIFEFKQLPGEQLYSAWERFKYYLAQSPTHGFPDAILTEKFYKGLDTMNQIAVNTAAGGCFMDKSFVNITRLLDKLTTHNQAWHSTDNESLSYGSPSLAAVAKENHERDHAFAQLQTTVDLLSKKLAEKDALGVNAVEELPPPPQGMYQVPEGMYQDGNDQGNPNQGNYNNNNYGNKSSNPYIPPRGQASNFKQWRDNSASNSASNAANDSAELKSMMQKMLMNQDRTESTIKGMSQVQLSHSAAIQKLESQFRDLSREVHTPQRGQLPSDTVPNPKGADKKVIDLEPIVEEEAQPDVSDVIVEEETEEKVPIIAEEEQNLENFKAQGEKHEKGKAKLSGALRPLTQLFKSSPPFPQRLVRKTEDDKCLRFYDQLKQLTMNISFMDAVQEMPGFAKYLKDLLTKKKKPLKHDTVGITHRVSAIISKTTVQKREDRGAFTIPCTIGQQDF, encoded by the exons ATGAAGAAATGGTTTCCACCGAGCAAAAAGGCTGAACTTCGAGATAAGATCTTTGAGTTCAAACAGCTCCCGGGGGAACAATTATATTCGGCATGGGAGCGGTTCAAGTACTATCTAGCTCAATCTCCAACTCATGGGTTTCCGGATGCTATTCTCACCGAGAAATTCTACAAGGGCTTAGATACAATGAATCAGATTGCTGTCAATACTGCCGCGGGAGGATGCTTCATGGACAAGTCATTTGTCAACATCACCCGTTTGCTTGATAAACTCACCACCCACAATCAAGCTTGGCATTCAACTGATAATGAGAGTCTCTCTTATGGTAGTCCGTCACTAGCCGCTGTTGCAAAAGAAAACCACGagagggatcatgcctttgctCAATTGCAAACCACGGTGGATCTATTATCAAAGAAGTTGGCAGAAAAGGATGCACTGGGGGTAAATGCTGTTGAGGAGTTACCACCTCCTCCACAGGGGATGTATCAAGTCCCTGAGGGGATGTACCAAGATGG AAATGATCAAGGAAATCCAAATCAGGGGAATTATAATAACAATAATTATGGCAACAAAAGCTCTAACCCTTACATTCCACCGAGGGGGCAAGCATCAAATTTCAAACAGTGGAGAGATAATTCAGCTAGCAACTCTGCTAGCAATGCTGCTAATGATTCTGCGGAGCTGAAAAGTATGATGCAGAAAATGCTAATGAACCAGGACAGAACTGAAAGTACAATAAAGGGAATGTCTCAGGTTCAACTATCTCATTCAGCTGCCATTCAGAAGCTTGAATCGCAATTCAGAGACCTTTCCAGAGAAGTGCATACTCCTCAACGTGGACAACTACCAAGTGATACAGTTCCAAATCCGAAAG GTGCTGATAAAAAGGTGATTGATCTTGAGCCAATTGTTGAAGAAGAGGCACAACCTGATGTGTCTGATGTTATTGTGGAGGAAGAAACAGAGGAGAAAGTCCCTATTATAGCTGAAGAGGAACaaaatcttgaaaattttaaggcacaaggagaaaaacatgaaaagggGAAGGCAAAACTTTCTGGCGCTTTACGCCCTTTGACTCAATTGTTCAAATCTTCACCGCCTTTTCCTCAAAGGCTAGTGAGAAAAACAGAAGATGACAAGTGTTTGCGATTTTATGATCAACTTAAGCAATTGACGATGAACATTTCTTTCATGGACGCTGTCCAAGAAATGCCTGGGTTTGCAAAGTATTTAAAGGATCTcttaacaaaaaagaagaagccattGAAACACGACACTGTGGGTATCACTCATCGCGTCAGTGCTATTATTTCTAAGACCACAGTACAAAAAAGGGAAGATCGTGGAGCATTCACCATTCCGTGCACCATAGGGCAGCAGGATTTTTAA
- the LOC132034009 gene encoding probable inactive ATP-dependent zinc metalloprotease FTSHI 4, chloroplastic: MTSNIHLLKPSFPPPKTLPTRSSPFTAFNLHLKPPTNCLCISSKKAIQATSTSTSTSNSNDENESAQQLFEKLKEAERERINNLEEFERKANVQLERQLVLASEWSRKLLAMQGKLKGTEWDPENSHKIDYSEFQKLLNANNVQFMEYSNYGQTVSVILPYYKDGKTEGSGGDSRKEIVFKRHIVDRMPIDSWNDVWRKLHQQLVNVDVYNVNNIPAEVYSSVATAVVWSMRLALSVLLYIWIDNKMRPIYSKLIPCDLGSPPKKIREPLKQKALGSLGKSRAKFISAEEKTGITFDDFAGQEYIKRELQEIVRILRNEDEFQDKGIYCPKGVLLHGPPGTGKTLLAKAIAGEAGLPFFAANGTDFVEMFVGVAASRVKDLFASARSFAPSIIFIDEIDAIGSKRGGPDIGGGGAEREQGLLQILTEMDGFKVSTSQVLVIGATNRLDILDPALLRKGRFDKIIRVGLPSKDGRLAILKVHARNKFFRSEEEKDTLLQEIAEQTEDFTGAELQNILNEAGILTARKDLDYIGRDELLEALKRQKGTFETGQEDSTEVPEELTLRLAYREAAVAVLACYLPDPYRPFSETDIKSIRSQPNMQFVEIGGRVFKRKADYVNSIVRACAPRVIEEEMFGVDNLCWISAKATLEASRLAEFLILQTGLTALGKAYYRYQRDLLPNLPAKIEALRDEYMRYAVEKCLSILKENHDAVETITDVLLEKGEIKADEIWSIYKSSPKSPQPTVSPIDEYGALIYAGRWGVHGVSLPGRVTFAPGNVGFATFGAPRPMETQIISDETWKLVDGIWDKRVEEMKAAVSLEIEEDKEKPKLLMASHFL; encoded by the exons ATGACATCCAACATTCATTTGCTAAAACCCTCTTTCCCTCCTCCTAAAACCCTACCCACACGTTCATCTCCATTCACCGCTTTCAATTTGCACCTTAAACCTCCCACAAATTGCCTCTGTATTAGCTCCAAAAAAGCCATCCAGGCTACCTCCACTTCCACTTCCACTTCCAATtctaatgatgaaaatgagtcAGCTCAGCAACTTTTTGAG AAACTGAAGGAGGCAGAGCGTGAACGGATAAATAATTTAGAGGAGTTTGAAAGAAAGGCAAATGTTCAATTAGAGAGGCAGCTTGTGCTGGCTTCGGAATGGAGTAGGAAATTGCTGGCCATGCAGGGAAAGTTGAAGGGGACAGAGTGGGATCCTGAAAATTCTCATAAGATAGACTACAGTGAATTTCAAAAGCTTCTGAATGCAAACAATGTGCAGTTTATGGAGTATTCAAACTACGGGCAGACGGTTTCAG TAATTCTGCCATACTACAAGGATGGAAAAACAGAAGGTTCAGGAGGGGACTCTAGAAAGGAAATTGTCTTCAAGCGTCATATCGTTGACCGGATGCCAATAGATAGCTGGAATGATGTTTGGAGGAAGTTGCATCAACAGCTTGTAAATGTTGATGTGTATAATGTGAATAACATCCCTGCTGAAGTTTACTCTAGTGTCGCGACAGCAGTTGTGTGGTCTATGCGGCTGGCCCTTTCAGTTCTCTTATACATTTGGATTGATAATAAGATGAGACCAATTTATTCAAAACTAATACCTTGCGATTTGGGCAGCCCTCCCAAAAAGATAAGAGAGCCGCTCAAGCAGAAGGCCCTTGGTTCATTAGGAAAGAGCCG TGCAAAATTCATTTCAGCAGAAGAAAAAACTGGTATAACTTTTGATGATTTTGCTGGCCAAGAATATATTAAGAGAGAACTTCAAGAGATTGTTCGAATACTGAGGAATGAAGATGAGTTTCAAGACAAAGGGATTTATTGCCCAAAAGGTGTGCTTCTCCATGGTCCTCCCGGAACTGGCAAAACACTTCTGGCAAAAGCTATAGCTGGAGAAGCAGGATTACCTTTTTTTGCTGCTAATGGTACTGATTTTGTTGAG ATGTTTGTTGGTGTGGCTGCTTCACGTGTGAAGGACCTTTTTGCCAGTGCCAGGTCATTTGCTCCTTCTATTATTTTCATTGACGAGATAGATGCAATTGGCAGCAAACGTGGTGGACCGGATATTGGCGGG GGTGGTGCAGAGAGGGAACAAGGGCTTCTTCAGATACTGACAGAAATGGATGGATTTAAAGTGTCAACGTCACAG GTCTTAGTTATTGGTGCAACCAATAGATTGGATATTCTTGATCCTGCCCTGTTACGAAAGGGTCGCTTTGACAAGATTATTAGGGTTGGTTTGCCCTCAAAAGATGGTAGATTGGCCATATTGAAG GTGCACGCTCGAAACAAATTTTTCCGGTCAGAAGAGGAAAAGGACACTTTATTGCAGGAAATTGCAGAGCAAACAGAAGATTTTACTGGAGCTGAACTTCAAAATATATT GAATGAAGCTGGAATTTTGACTGCGAGGAAAGACTTGGACTATATAGGACGAGATGAACTTCTTGAGGCATTGAAGAGG CAAAAGGGCACATTTGAAACGGGTCAAGAAGATAGTACTGAGGTCCCTGAGGAGTTAACACTAAGACTAGCTTACAGAGAAGCTGCTGTTGCAGTTCTTGCATGTTACCTTCCAGATCCCTACCGACCATTCAGTGAG ACGGATATCAAATCCATCCGTAGTCAGCCCAATATGCAATTCGTTGAGATTGGAGGCAGAGTGTTTAAAAGGAAAGCAGATTATGTGAACTCAATAGTCCGTGCATGTGCTC CCAGAGTAATTGAGGAAGAAATGTTTGGAGTTGACAATCTATGCTGGATCTCTGCAAAAGCAACTTTAGAAGCTTCCAGGCTAGCAGAATTTTTGATATTGCAGACAGGGTTAACTGCCTTGGGAAAGGCTTATTACAGATACCAGAGAGATCTCTTACCAAAT CTCCCTGCTAAAATTGAAGCACTTAGAGATGAGTACATGCGATATGCAGTGGAGAAATGTTTATCTATTCTAAAGGAGAACCACGATGCTGTGGAGACAATTACAG ATGTGTTGCTTGAGAAAGGAGAGATCAAAGCCGATGAAATTTGGAGCATATACAAAAGCTCACCTAAAAGTCCTCAG CCTACTGTGAGTCCCATCGATGAATATGGGGCCCTTATATATGCTGGACGGTGGGGAGTCCATGGAGTTTCACTTCCAGGGAGGGTGACATTTGCACCTGGGAATGTTGGATTTGCAACTTTTGGTGCACCACGACCTATGGAG ACCCAGATAATTAGTGATGAAACATGGAAGCTAGTAGATGGCATTTGGGATAAAAGGGTCGAGGAAATGAAAGCTGCTGTATCACTAGAAATTGAAGAAGATAAGGAGAAGCCAAAACTTCTGATGgccagtcatttcctatag
- the LOC132034942 gene encoding uncharacterized protein LOC132034942, whose amino-acid sequence MAVNDANTVHNNNRDVSNIQTQETTQSEDQGSENYSLWSKSMKLVWRGKNKLGFVFGTCKKEMYDSSLHELWDRCDAIVLALIVNTVSKDLISTVIYASNAYKVWEDLKERFNKVNTSTTYHLHREIATVTQGVDSVSVYFSKLKAPRDEFEALMPPPSYACSESK is encoded by the exons ATGGCGGTGAATGATGCAAACACTGTGCATAACAACAACAGAGATGTATCTAATATACAGACTCAAGAAACCACTCAATCAGAGGATCAG GGATCTGAGAACTATTCCTTATGGAGTAAATCTATGAAGTTAGTTTGGCGTGGTAAAAACAAATTAGGTTTTGTATTTGGTACAtgtaagaaagaaatgtatGACTCTAGCCTTCATGAACTTTGGGACAGATGTGATGCTATAGTGCTAGCTTTGATTGTAAATACAGTGTCTAAAGATTTGATTAGTACTGTGATTTATGCTTCTAATGCTTATAAAGTCTGGGAGGACCTAAAGGAGAGGTTCAACAAGGTTaatacatcaacaacataccATCTTCATAGGGAGATAGCAACCGTGACTCAAGGTGTTGACTCAGTATCTGTATATTTTTCGAAATTGAAAGCTCCAAGGGATGAGTTTGAGGCCTTAATGCCACCTCCTTCATATGCATGCTCTGAATCCAAATAA